A portion of the Cellulophaga algicola DSM 14237 genome contains these proteins:
- a CDS encoding thioredoxin domain-containing protein, with protein sequence MKGPLGLLCVLLLFISCKESSKKVSQDFAYTNTLVHETSPYLLQHAHNPVNWQPWTDTIYNAAKKENKLVVLSIGYSTCHWCHKMEEETFTDISTAEFMNANFINVKVDREERPDVDKVYMTAVQLMNGSGGWPLNVITLPNGKPIYGGTYHSKEEWNAVLKRFNELYKNDSLKLNAYADKVALGIEEVNLAPSSKKLNAISKDSLIKATTTWKLKWDTQYGGTIADQKFVLPTSLIYLMNYGVIESDLEANNFAKKTLDSIASSGIVDHIDGGFYRYSTVPDWSIPHFEKMLYDNAQIMALYAEAYKRYKTPRYKEIVYGIDAFLTEHMLHDGGGYYAALDADTDGEEGKYYTWSKDELHTLLGTEYDLFAAYYKLNPKNTLENGRYVLQHTASDATFCISNRISSDKLQQLKNDWKKALKKARNKRTYPSKDDKIITSWNSLLINGYVEAYKTFNDDSFLKKAKAINSFILENCYKNNALIHSYKKGGKRTAGFLEDYATLTNANINLYSATLNPEYLNIATSLNETTHQKFYDVESGFYRFKEEDNLISKIIPTHDGVLDSPNATVAENLFLLGHILYHDAYSAQAKKMIQTMAPLLQENLEGYTKWSSLALHLSSTYYEIAVVGSNATRLTQELNSSFLANTLIIGTETTSTIAIYKDRFEEDKNYIYVCLNNSCKLPVTSVPEALQQIEYNLEKGNLNFGF encoded by the coding sequence ATGAAAGGCCCATTAGGATTACTTTGCGTACTATTACTTTTTATTTCTTGTAAAGAAAGCTCCAAAAAAGTATCTCAAGATTTTGCCTACACCAATACTCTTGTTCATGAAACAAGTCCTTATTTATTACAACATGCTCATAATCCTGTAAATTGGCAACCATGGACAGATACGATATACAATGCTGCCAAGAAAGAAAATAAATTGGTTGTTTTGAGTATTGGTTACTCTACTTGTCATTGGTGCCATAAAATGGAAGAAGAAACATTTACAGATATTTCTACGGCAGAATTTATGAATGCCAATTTTATCAATGTAAAAGTAGATCGTGAAGAACGGCCAGATGTAGATAAAGTGTATATGACTGCGGTACAGTTAATGAATGGTTCTGGAGGCTGGCCATTAAATGTAATAACCTTGCCCAATGGTAAACCTATTTACGGAGGTACTTATCACTCCAAAGAGGAATGGAATGCTGTACTAAAACGGTTTAATGAACTTTATAAGAACGATAGCCTAAAATTAAATGCGTATGCCGATAAGGTTGCATTAGGTATAGAAGAAGTTAATTTAGCTCCTTCATCAAAAAAATTAAACGCAATTTCTAAAGATAGTTTGATAAAAGCGACTACTACTTGGAAACTAAAGTGGGATACACAGTATGGTGGTACTATTGCCGACCAGAAATTTGTGCTCCCTACAAGCTTAATTTATTTAATGAATTACGGGGTTATTGAGAGCGACCTAGAAGCCAATAATTTTGCAAAAAAAACCTTAGATTCCATTGCTAGTTCTGGTATTGTTGACCATATTGATGGGGGCTTCTATAGGTACAGTACTGTGCCTGATTGGAGTATTCCTCATTTTGAAAAAATGCTGTATGACAATGCGCAGATTATGGCACTATATGCAGAAGCCTATAAGCGTTACAAAACACCGCGATATAAAGAAATTGTTTACGGTATAGACGCTTTTCTAACGGAGCATATGCTACATGATGGTGGCGGGTATTACGCTGCTTTAGATGCCGATACCGATGGAGAAGAGGGTAAATATTACACTTGGAGCAAAGATGAACTACATACCCTTTTAGGAACTGAGTATGATTTGTTTGCTGCCTATTATAAATTAAATCCAAAAAACACCTTAGAAAATGGCAGGTATGTCTTGCAACATACAGCATCTGATGCTACTTTCTGTATCTCTAATCGTATTTCGTCAGATAAATTACAGCAATTAAAAAACGACTGGAAAAAAGCATTAAAAAAAGCACGTAACAAAAGAACATACCCTAGCAAGGATGATAAGATTATCACTTCTTGGAATTCACTTTTAATCAACGGCTATGTAGAAGCCTATAAAACATTCAACGATGATTCTTTCTTAAAAAAAGCTAAAGCTATCAATAGTTTTATTCTAGAAAATTGCTATAAGAATAACGCGCTAATTCATTCCTATAAAAAAGGAGGAAAAAGAACAGCCGGCTTTTTAGAAGATTACGCTACACTGACTAATGCCAACATAAACTTGTATAGCGCTACATTAAATCCTGAATATCTAAACATAGCCACAAGCCTAAATGAAACAACACACCAAAAATTTTATGATGTAGAAAGTGGGTTTTATCGCTTTAAAGAAGAAGATAATTTAATTTCAAAAATAATTCCAACACATGATGGCGTATTAGATTCCCCAAATGCTACGGTAGCCGAAAACTTATTTTTATTGGGCCACATTTTATACCATGATGCCTATAGCGCGCAAGCAAAGAAAATGATACAAACAATGGCGCCACTTTTACAAGAAAACCTTGAAGGGTATACTAAATGGAGCTCCCTAGCCTTACATCTTTCTTCTACCTATTATGAAATTGCCGTGGTGGGTTCTAATGCTACTCGTTTGACGCAAGAGTTAAATTCAAGTTTTTTAGCAAACACTTTAATTATTGGCACTGAAACAACATCAACTATTGCTATTTATAAAGACCGCTTTGAAGAGGATAAAAATTATATCTATGTCTGCCTCAACAACAGCTGTAAACTGCCGGTCACTTCTGTACCTGAAGCATTACAACAAATAGAATATAACTTAGAGAAAGGCAACTTAAACTTTGGATTTTAA
- a CDS encoding AraC family transcriptional regulator, which produces MKKYPVYNIQNFNRNLGQQELYINTFSNHLINNSFIESSHGHNFYLLVLFTKGSGVHKIDFNTFTISPGCIYTIQPGQVHSWKLSKDIDGYIMFYTKDIYNLYFGAKRVEDYPFYQASTNISEVCLNEAELSAIEVYFKLLVKENFANNTRKLDKLLNLIDIIHIEISRKQLQENNVELHSYSQKMQEFNIFLDRYYAVEKSPAFYASKMNITLKHLNRICKYVLNKTVTALIAEKVVIESKRMLTFSDKPVGEIAQELGYENYSYFSRLFKKYTKTVPSKFRARLKLDNW; this is translated from the coding sequence TTGAAAAAGTACCCTGTATATAATATTCAGAATTTTAATCGGAATCTAGGACAACAAGAACTTTATATCAATACGTTTAGCAATCATTTGATAAATAATAGTTTTATAGAAAGCTCTCATGGTCACAATTTTTATTTGCTCGTACTTTTTACTAAAGGTTCAGGAGTTCATAAAATAGACTTCAATACATTCACGATTAGTCCGGGATGTATTTATACTATTCAGCCAGGTCAGGTACATAGTTGGAAATTGTCTAAAGATATCGATGGTTACATTATGTTTTATACTAAGGATATTTACAATCTTTATTTTGGTGCAAAAAGAGTGGAAGATTATCCGTTTTATCAGGCATCGACCAATATTTCGGAAGTATGCTTGAATGAAGCAGAATTAAGTGCCATTGAAGTTTATTTCAAGTTATTAGTTAAAGAGAATTTTGCGAATAACACAAGGAAATTAGATAAACTTCTGAATTTAATTGATATCATTCACATCGAAATTTCAAGAAAACAATTGCAAGAAAATAATGTAGAATTACATTCTTATAGTCAGAAAATGCAAGAATTTAATATTTTTCTAGATCGGTATTATGCGGTAGAAAAGTCTCCTGCATTCTATGCTTCTAAAATGAATATCACCTTAAAACATTTAAACAGAATTTGTAAGTATGTTTTGAATAAAACAGTAACAGCGCTCATTGCAGAAAAAGTTGTGATAGAAAGCAAGCGAATGTTAACATTTAGCGATAAACCAGTAGGAGAGATTGCTCAAGAACTAGGGTATGAAAATTACTCTTATTTTTCAAGACTTTTTAAAAAATACACAAAGACCGTTCCTTCAAAGTTTAGGGCTCGTTTAAAGCTAGATAATTGGTAA
- a CDS encoding DUF983 domain-containing protein, with the protein MNIFKGTKLYSIFTGTCPVCQQESMYKEANPFKIMDTLKMNERCSHCNTKYKIEPSFFFGAMYVSYPIGIGFAAIAFVLSYLVFKIDILPTFYIICVIMLFMLPVILRLSRNIWINFFKHYQKQTNLNA; encoded by the coding sequence ATGAATATTTTTAAAGGAACAAAGCTATATAGTATTTTTACAGGCACTTGCCCTGTCTGCCAACAAGAAAGCATGTATAAAGAAGCCAATCCATTCAAAATAATGGATACTTTAAAAATGAATGAGCGTTGCAGTCATTGTAATACCAAATATAAAATTGAACCTTCATTTTTCTTCGGAGCCATGTATGTAAGCTATCCTATAGGAATTGGATTTGCTGCAATAGCATTTGTTTTATCCTATTTAGTTTTTAAAATAGACATACTACCCACATTCTATATCATATGTGTCATAATGCTCTTTATGTTACCTGTAATATTACGTTTATCTAGAAACATTTGGATTAACTTTTTTAAGCATTACCAGAAGCAGACAAATCTTAATGCATAA
- a CDS encoding SDR family oxidoreductase, which produces MENILVAGANGTTGKKIVDLLKQSQYFNPIAMVRKESQMEQFKAKNIEVLLGDLEQDISNSTQNIDKVIFAAGSGGKKVVEVDQEGAKKLVDASKANNIKKFVMLSSMGADQPEKAEKLKDYLQAKHNADVYLKNSGLNFAIVRPGSLTDNKGIGKIVLSEHLSQEGNISRDDVAQTLVRALNDDVANYKTFEILEGETLIGQALDTVG; this is translated from the coding sequence ATGGAAAATATATTAGTAGCTGGTGCCAATGGTACTACAGGAAAAAAAATAGTAGACTTACTAAAACAATCACAATACTTTAATCCTATTGCAATGGTTCGTAAAGAATCTCAAATGGAACAATTTAAAGCGAAAAATATTGAAGTACTTTTAGGAGATTTAGAACAAGATATTAGCAATAGCACCCAAAACATTGATAAAGTAATATTTGCTGCTGGATCTGGCGGTAAAAAAGTGGTTGAAGTAGATCAAGAGGGCGCTAAGAAACTTGTAGACGCTTCTAAGGCAAACAACATAAAGAAATTTGTGATGCTAAGCTCTATGGGTGCTGATCAACCGGAAAAAGCTGAAAAATTAAAAGATTATTTACAAGCAAAGCATAATGCCGATGTATATTTAAAAAATAGTGGACTTAACTTTGCTATTGTACGTCCAGGAAGCCTTACAGACAATAAAGGTATTGGCAAAATAGTACTTTCAGAACATTTATCTCAAGAAGGAAACATCAGCAGAGATGATGTGGCACAAACGCTAGTTCGCGCATTAAACGACGATGTAGCGAACTATAAAACATTTGAAATATTAGAAGGCGAAACCTTAATTGGACAAGCTTTAGATACCGTAGGATAA
- a CDS encoding CPXCG motif-containing cysteine-rich protein, which translates to MYEHFFQCPYCWEEISMLLDTSVRQQTYIEDCEVCCNPIELTPEFQEHELIGFSANDIEQ; encoded by the coding sequence ATGTATGAACACTTTTTTCAATGTCCGTATTGCTGGGAGGAGATTTCAATGCTGTTAGATACTTCTGTACGGCAACAAACCTATATTGAAGATTGTGAAGTATGTTGTAATCCAATAGAGCTCACACCTGAATTTCAGGAACATGAGCTCATAGGGTTTTCTGCCAATGATATAGAACAGTAG
- a CDS encoding TolC family protein gives MKKLYIILFFGFYGGLFAQDNLLTKEAAISIALENNFGIKIAKNQVEVADNNRSILNSGYLPSLTGVAGANYNELNSNTGYPGQFEADGVTSRADLEINHAESQTYNAGLNLNYTLFDGLGRFYTYKQLKEQYQLTELQARETIENTIVQLFSVYYQVAQLTENANVLKQALEISKDRYIRAEYSFEYGQNTKLDILNAQVDVTNDSISFLNVQQQLVNAKRDLNVVLNQDLNKAYQVDTLVVFTPSIELTDHMALAKQNNVSLLQAEKNLKINEYDIKVGKSGYLPALGLTGSYGWNLNQSAASSFIPGQVIPGSNRDSYNLGLGASLTWNLFDGGSTAVTVKNAKIAYKNQEIVKQQLGVEVERDIQNAKTIYENLLKIYQIQEQNVITNENNFARSKEQFQMGRITSIEFRQAQINLLNAETNKNLAKYDAKLSELQLLQLTGQLLNVNL, from the coding sequence ATGAAGAAACTATATATTATATTATTTTTTGGCTTTTATGGCGGACTTTTTGCTCAAGATAACCTTTTGACTAAAGAAGCTGCAATTTCAATTGCTTTAGAAAATAATTTTGGAATTAAAATTGCGAAGAATCAAGTTGAAGTAGCAGATAATAATAGGAGTATTTTAAATTCGGGTTATTTGCCAAGCTTAACGGGTGTTGCAGGAGCAAATTATAACGAATTAAATAGTAATACGGGATATCCTGGACAGTTTGAAGCTGATGGAGTTACTTCTAGGGCAGATTTGGAAATAAATCATGCAGAATCGCAAACCTATAATGCAGGGTTAAACTTAAACTACACATTGTTTGATGGCTTGGGTAGGTTTTATACCTATAAACAGCTAAAAGAACAATATCAATTAACCGAATTACAGGCTAGAGAAACAATTGAAAATACTATAGTACAGCTGTTTAGTGTTTACTATCAGGTAGCACAGTTAACCGAAAATGCTAATGTTTTAAAACAGGCATTAGAAATATCAAAAGACCGCTATATAAGAGCTGAGTACTCTTTTGAATATGGGCAGAATACAAAGCTTGATATTTTAAATGCTCAAGTAGACGTAACAAATGATAGTATTTCATTTTTAAATGTGCAACAACAATTGGTAAATGCAAAACGAGACTTGAATGTAGTGCTTAATCAAGATCTAAATAAAGCATATCAAGTAGATACATTAGTGGTTTTTACCCCAAGTATAGAATTAACTGATCATATGGCATTAGCTAAGCAAAATAACGTTTCATTACTGCAAGCCGAAAAGAACCTAAAAATTAATGAGTATGATATCAAGGTTGGTAAGTCTGGTTATTTGCCAGCATTAGGTTTAACAGGTTCGTATGGTTGGAATTTAAATCAAAGCGCTGCTAGTTCATTTATTCCCGGGCAAGTAATACCGGGCAGTAATAGAGATAGTTATAATTTAGGATTAGGAGCAAGTTTAACATGGAATTTATTTGATGGAGGGAGTACCGCTGTGACCGTTAAAAATGCAAAAATCGCCTATAAGAATCAAGAAATAGTAAAACAACAGCTAGGAGTAGAGGTAGAAAGAGATATCCAAAATGCTAAAACTATTTATGAGAATTTATTAAAGATATATCAGATTCAAGAGCAGAATGTAATTACTAATGAAAATAATTTTGCACGCTCAAAAGAGCAGTTTCAAATGGGTAGAATAACGTCAATTGAATTTAGACAGGCTCAGATTAATTTGTTGAATGCAGAGACCAATAAAAATTTAGCAAAATATGATGCTAAACTATCCGAGTTGCAGTTGTTGCAATTAACAGGTCAGTTGTTAAATGTAAATCTATAG
- a CDS encoding efflux RND transporter permease subunit, translating into MKKIITYFIKYHVAVSVFLLAITVFGIVGVMSLKSSFFPLVDSSVISITIAYPGASPQEIEEGIVLKIEDNLKGLEGVDRVTSKSSENSGSISVEIEKGENIDFMLLEVKNAVDRVPSFPTGMEPLVVAKNENIRETISFAISGENIPLVTLKQIGRQIENDIRAIDGISQIEISGFPNEEIEIAVNENSLLAYSISFSDVSAAVSNANILVTGGNIKTDTEEFLIRANNRSYYGDEITNLIIKASPSGQIIRLKDVAIIRDRFEESPNASYYNGNLSVSVAITNTNSEDLTTSAERVNEYVEDFNQKYNNVHLDVIRDQSITLNQRTQLLITNAWQGMLLVLIFLSLFLNTRLAFWVAFGLPISFLGMFIFAGYFDVTINILSLFGMIIVIGILVDDGIVIAENIYQHYEKGKSPIQAAIDGTLEVVPPIVSAIITTMLAFSMFLFLDGRIGDVFSEVSVIVLLTLVISLVEALIILPAHLAHSKALQTIEDKPKTKLGQAFAKLRVINQAGDRFMNWMRDDFYAPVLKFTLKYKILSFSFFAIALSLTIGSVGAGIIRTAFFPNVASDRVSVSLEMPNGTNAIITDSIITLIESKAKIVNEEFTEKYLKGTDKVLFDNLIKRVGPGTSTASLAINLLPGEERPDVISSELVTNRLQELVGPVIGVESLIYGSGGNFGGNPIAVSLLSNNINELKEAKKELKAALANNALLKDVADNDPAGIKEIKLELKENAYLLGLDLQTVMTQIRSGFFGVQAQRFQRGEDEIRVWVRYDKENRSSITDLDEMRINTPDGSRVPLKEIASYTIERGDVAINHLEGQREIQVTADLKNSKETSATDVMLDIQNNIMPDIQSKYSSVSASYEGQNREAKKFSDSLRLVGLTVLALIYITIAFTFRSFSQPLMLLLLIPFCLPAVSWGHWIHGFPVNILSLLGIIALIGIMVNDGLVLIGKFNTNLKEGMKFDDAIFEAGRSRFRAIFLTSITTIAGLAPLLLEKSRQAQFLKPMAISIAYGIAFATILTLLMLPLFLAFSNKLKVTTKWLITGDDITKEEVERAIKEQEEEKHLK; encoded by the coding sequence ATGAAAAAGATTATAACATATTTCATTAAATACCATGTAGCTGTCTCCGTTTTTCTTTTAGCCATTACGGTATTTGGTATTGTGGGGGTAATGTCTCTAAAGTCGTCATTCTTTCCATTAGTAGATTCTAGTGTAATATCTATAACTATTGCCTATCCAGGTGCATCTCCTCAAGAAATTGAAGAAGGGATTGTCTTAAAAATTGAAGACAATTTAAAGGGACTAGAAGGAGTAGATAGAGTTACGTCTAAATCTAGTGAGAATAGTGGTTCTATAAGTGTTGAGATTGAAAAAGGGGAGAATATTGATTTTATGCTTTTAGAAGTAAAAAATGCGGTAGATAGAGTTCCTTCTTTTCCAACAGGCATGGAGCCTTTGGTGGTTGCCAAAAATGAAAATATTAGAGAAACTATTAGTTTTGCAATTAGTGGGGAAAATATTCCACTCGTTACATTAAAGCAGATAGGAAGGCAAATTGAAAATGATATAAGAGCTATAGATGGAATCTCTCAGATAGAAATTTCTGGTTTCCCTAATGAGGAAATAGAAATAGCAGTAAATGAAAATAGTTTATTAGCGTATAGCATTTCATTTAGTGATGTATCAGCAGCAGTTTCTAATGCAAATATTTTAGTCACAGGGGGGAATATTAAAACCGATACTGAAGAATTTTTAATTAGAGCCAATAACCGATCTTATTATGGGGATGAAATAACTAATTTGATAATTAAAGCGAGCCCTTCTGGACAGATCATTAGACTAAAAGATGTTGCGATTATTAGAGATCGTTTTGAAGAATCGCCTAATGCCTCTTACTATAACGGCAACTTATCCGTATCTGTGGCGATCACGAATACAAATTCTGAAGATTTAACGACATCTGCAGAAAGGGTGAATGAATATGTTGAAGATTTTAATCAGAAATATAATAATGTCCATTTAGATGTTATTCGGGATCAATCAATAACTCTAAATCAGCGTACGCAACTTCTAATTACTAATGCTTGGCAAGGAATGTTGTTAGTTCTTATTTTCTTATCCTTATTTTTAAATACACGTTTGGCATTTTGGGTAGCTTTTGGTCTCCCTATTTCTTTTTTAGGGATGTTTATTTTTGCAGGATATTTTGACGTTACTATAAATATTCTTTCCCTTTTCGGGATGATTATTGTAATTGGTATTTTGGTTGATGATGGAATTGTAATTGCAGAAAATATATACCAACATTATGAAAAAGGAAAATCGCCAATACAAGCTGCTATTGATGGAACATTAGAAGTAGTACCACCTATTGTATCTGCAATTATAACAACAATGCTGGCTTTTTCAATGTTTTTGTTTTTAGATGGTAGAATAGGAGATGTCTTTAGTGAAGTCTCCGTAATTGTACTGTTAACATTGGTAATCTCTTTAGTAGAAGCTTTAATTATTTTGCCTGCCCATTTAGCACATTCCAAAGCATTGCAAACTATTGAAGATAAGCCTAAGACTAAGTTAGGCCAGGCTTTTGCTAAACTACGCGTAATTAACCAAGCAGGAGATCGCTTTATGAATTGGATGCGAGATGATTTTTATGCTCCAGTTTTAAAATTCACTTTAAAATATAAGATACTTAGTTTTTCATTTTTTGCTATTGCTTTATCATTGACAATCGGTTCTGTAGGAGCAGGAATAATTAGAACTGCTTTTTTTCCAAATGTAGCTAGTGACCGTGTTTCAGTAAGTTTAGAAATGCCTAATGGAACTAATGCTATTATTACAGATTCTATTATAACACTTATAGAAAGTAAGGCGAAAATTGTGAATGAAGAATTTACAGAAAAGTATTTAAAAGGAACTGATAAAGTTTTGTTTGATAATTTAATTAAAAGAGTAGGCCCAGGAACATCAACCGCTTCATTAGCTATTAATCTTTTGCCTGGAGAAGAAAGACCAGACGTTATAAGTTCTGAGCTAGTTACAAATAGGCTACAAGAACTTGTTGGCCCCGTAATAGGTGTAGAGAGCTTAATTTATGGTTCAGGAGGTAATTTTGGAGGTAATCCTATTGCTGTTTCTTTATTAAGTAATAATATTAATGAATTAAAAGAGGCTAAAAAAGAACTAAAAGCAGCTTTAGCTAATAATGCACTTTTAAAAGATGTTGCGGATAATGACCCCGCAGGTATTAAAGAAATAAAGCTAGAGTTAAAAGAAAATGCCTATTTGTTAGGCTTAGACTTGCAAACTGTAATGACGCAGATTAGATCAGGGTTCTTTGGCGTGCAAGCACAACGTTTTCAGCGTGGAGAAGATGAGATTAGGGTTTGGGTGCGTTATGACAAAGAAAACAGATCTTCTATTACAGATTTAGATGAAATGAGAATTAATACACCAGACGGTAGCAGAGTGCCATTAAAAGAGATTGCAAGCTATACTATTGAACGTGGTGATGTGGCTATAAACCATTTAGAAGGGCAGCGAGAAATACAGGTTACTGCAGATCTTAAGAATAGTAAAGAAACAAGTGCTACTGATGTAATGTTAGACATTCAGAATAATATTATGCCTGATATTCAGTCTAAATATTCGTCCGTATCTGCTTCTTATGAAGGACAAAATAGGGAAGCCAAAAAGTTTTCAGATTCATTGCGCTTAGTTGGGTTAACCGTATTGGCTTTAATATATATAACAATAGCATTTACGTTCCGTAGTTTTAGTCAGCCATTAATGTTGTTACTATTAATTCCATTTTGTTTGCCAGCAGTTTCATGGGGACATTGGATACATGGTTTTCCGGTAAACATACTTTCTTTATTAGGTATTATTGCCTTAATTGGTATTATGGTGAACGATGGATTGGTTTTAATAGGAAAATTTAATACGAACTTAAAAGAAGGGATGAAGTTTGATGATGCGATCTTTGAGGCAGGGAGATCACGTTTTAGAGCCATATTTTTAACTTCAATAACAACCATTGCAGGTTTAGCACCACTTCTTTTAGAAAAAAGCAGACAAGCACAGTTCTTAAAACCAATGGCAATTTCAATAGCCTATGGTATTGCTTTTGCTACTATATTAACATTGCTAATGTTACCATTATTTTTAGCCTTTAGTAATAAGCTAAAAGTAACTACAAAATGGTTAATTACAGGTGATGATATCACTAAGGAAGAAGTAGAAAGAGCTATCAAAGAACAAGAAGAGGAAAAACATTTAAAATAG
- a CDS encoding efflux RND transporter periplasmic adaptor subunit: MRKIVLSIIGIVLIALSVFAAITLINNKNEKKPKPEKVIKTVFASKVINGTIPIVISAHGNVVAKRRVELYAEVQGVFKKGSKLFKTGESYNRGEAIIRIDAAEYSATVQSAKSNLYNLLTSIMPDLRLDYPEIYSKWQAYLSAFDMNKTIAVLPEMTTDKEKYFITGRGILTSYYDVKTLEQRLAKYRISAPFNGILTEALVNEGTLVRTGQKLGEFINTDVYELEVSIPKTYSDLLQIGETVHLINLDKTNEYSGIVTRINGNVDQASQTIKAFIEIKNKGLKEGMYLEAKLNAKKEENAIEVARGLLLENDQIFVIHDSVLDVIDVTPIYFSDKTVVLKNVPDGETIVSKPVVGAYAGMLVKKLMDNKVKAGN, from the coding sequence ATGAGAAAAATAGTACTATCTATTATAGGCATTGTCCTAATTGCACTTTCTGTTTTCGCAGCCATAACATTAATAAACAATAAAAATGAAAAAAAACCTAAACCAGAAAAAGTAATAAAAACTGTTTTTGCTTCAAAGGTTATCAATGGTACAATTCCAATTGTAATTTCTGCGCATGGTAATGTTGTTGCTAAAAGGCGTGTAGAGCTTTATGCCGAGGTACAAGGAGTTTTTAAAAAAGGCAGCAAACTTTTTAAAACAGGTGAGAGTTATAACAGAGGAGAGGCAATCATACGTATTGATGCTGCAGAATATAGCGCTACAGTTCAATCAGCAAAAAGTAACTTATATAATCTTTTAACGTCTATAATGCCAGACTTAAGGTTAGACTATCCTGAAATATATAGTAAATGGCAAGCATATTTGAGTGCGTTTGACATGAACAAAACTATAGCGGTATTACCAGAAATGACCACTGATAAAGAAAAATACTTTATTACAGGTAGAGGAATCTTGACTAGCTATTATGATGTTAAAACTCTTGAGCAACGTTTGGCCAAATACAGAATATCAGCTCCTTTCAACGGTATTTTAACGGAGGCTTTGGTTAATGAGGGCACGCTCGTGAGAACTGGTCAAAAATTGGGGGAGTTTATTAATACGGATGTGTATGAGCTTGAAGTGTCCATACCAAAAACATATAGCGATTTATTACAAATTGGTGAAACGGTACATTTAATAAATCTTGATAAGACAAATGAGTATAGCGGAATTGTCACTAGAATAAATGGGAATGTTGATCAGGCATCTCAAACAATAAAAGCTTTTATAGAGATAAAAAATAAAGGATTAAAAGAAGGAATGTATTTAGAGGCAAAACTAAATGCTAAGAAAGAAGAAAATGCAATAGAAGTAGCTAGAGGTTTACTTTTAGAAAATGATCAAATTTTCGTAATTCATGACAGTGTATTAGATGTTATAGATGTAACTCCAATATATTTTTCAGATAAAACTGTAGTTTTAAAAAACGTTCCTGATGGCGAAACCATTGTTTCAAAACCTGTTGTAGGTGCTTACGCAGGAATGTTAGTTAAGAAATTAATGGATAACAAAGTTAAAGCAGGGAACTAA
- a CDS encoding leucine-rich repeat domain-containing protein: MMKTFLIIAVCISFNSYAEISKVEKEALIDLYTQTGGQDWDHTWDLNSPVTTWYGVSVKNDRVVKINLFHNNLSGVLPGSIGTFKNLKELNLAFNQLTGELPLEISTLQNLEILKLEMNRLKGSLPENLGQMTALQELTAFNNFLSGEIPNSIGDLKALRTLNLSSNNLKGIIPLSIGKLDQLESLGLFENRLEGELPSELGNLINLKELVLANNQLNGAIPKEVGQLASLQIFQIQNNGFDSFEDIYSLKVSSLLVFDFDNEKIETAPDFKDIKKYTTRMADTKFEDDTNN; the protein is encoded by the coding sequence ATGATGAAAACATTTTTGATAATTGCAGTATGTATAAGTTTTAATTCTTATGCTGAGATTTCTAAAGTAGAAAAAGAGGCTTTAATTGATTTGTATACGCAAACCGGTGGCCAAGATTGGGATCATACTTGGGATTTAAATAGTCCGGTGACTACTTGGTATGGCGTTTCTGTGAAGAATGATAGAGTCGTAAAGATTAATCTGTTTCACAATAATTTAAGTGGTGTGTTGCCTGGGAGTATTGGAACATTCAAAAATCTAAAGGAATTAAATTTAGCCTTCAATCAATTAACAGGGGAGCTACCTTTAGAGATTAGTACTTTACAAAATCTTGAAATTCTAAAATTAGAAATGAATAGATTGAAGGGGTCTTTACCAGAAAACTTAGGTCAGATGACTGCGTTGCAAGAATTAACCGCTTTCAATAATTTTTTATCAGGTGAAATACCAAATAGTATAGGGGATTTAAAAGCACTTAGAACTCTAAATTTATCCAGTAATAACTTAAAGGGGATTATACCTTTATCTATAGGTAAGTTAGACCAATTAGAGTCCTTAGGTTTATTTGAGAATAGGCTAGAAGGAGAACTACCTTCTGAATTAGGTAATTTAATAAATTTAAAAGAATTAGTATTAGCTAATAATCAATTAAATGGAGCAATACCTAAAGAGGTAGGTCAATTAGCAAGCTTACAAATTTTTCAAATACAGAATAACGGATTTGATTCTTTTGAAGATATCTATTCCTTAAAAGTGAGTAGCTTATTGGTGTTTGATTTTGACAATGAAAAAATTGAAACCGCTCCAGATTTTAAAGACATCAAAAAATATACAACAAGAATGGCCGATACTAAATTTGAGGATGATACCAATAATTAA